From Acidianus brierleyi:
CCATTTGCTACATAATAATTCCATAATCCGTTATATATATTGAACCAATTATAGTCATAATAATTCTCGGAATATTCAGGAATTACGGATAAAGGTTGAGAATTTTGCGCCATATTAGAAGTTAATAAGCTCCAAACTTGATTAAACGCATTATATATTCTTTGAGCTTGAAGTGAACTTCCATTACCTTCTGCTTGATAGAGTTGATATATTCTATAGGCTATCATACCGTAAATCCATACATCTGGCATTGCCATCCCTACGGGTGAATGATAAACTTCGTCTAATCTCAATCTCCTATCATGACCGTCCCATCTTATTTCATAAGTTTCACCGTGATTTGACGCTGATGGTAAAATTAGATGACATGCTCTTTCCAATAAACCGTTTTGTTGCAGAATTATATCATTACCAACTACAAACATTGCTCCTGAAACTGCACTACTTCCACTTAGGCATGAAATAACTGCGCTCGCATATTGGTCAGAAGTTGGGAACTGTGGTATAGTGGAGCTTACTGCACTTACGTTATAACTTGAAGATGGAGTAGTAGATGAGGAAGATGGAATACCCAAGGACTGAGTATTTTCCACACATTCTTGAAGTAAATGTGATCTATTATCAATAACTTGAGCTAACTTTCCACCTCCCATAGTTAATTTATATGGATTAGCTGTAAATGTCCATAACACTTTACCATATCCACTATATATTAGATAATCTATAACTGGATTGTGTTGGTATATTTGCGGTACGAGAGTTGACGTATATTCGTTATAGAATTTCTTTATGTAATCCGCGATCGAGGTCCCTGATGGAGTAATACCTTGTGCAGTTAGTTGCTTTGGAACATATTCGTGCATTTGAATAAAGAATTGTCTAGATTGACTTAAGTTGCTAGACCAAGGTGGTGGTGGTGGTAATGGAAATGCTGCACCTCTTTGATGACCAAAACCAGTAGAAACTCCGCATCCGGGTCTACCAGATAACGCTCCTACTATTATTCCTAAATTAGCTACAGAATAAATTGGAGTATAATTAGCAGACCATATAATTCCCTTTTCAAACTCAAATAAATCTCTCTTGTAAAACGTTTGTCCACTACTGTTTGTTTTTGGCTTAGCTAACATATCTCCCATTTTCATTATAATATTTTGAGGTACTCCAGTTATTTGCTCAGCTTCAGATAGCCAATCGCTTAAGCTCTTAGATTGTAAGTACTGAATATAATATTCGTACGTTTGATCATTAAACATAAACCCGTAACTACTCGCAGACTTATATGTACTAATAAAATTATTAACTACGTCAGGATAGGTATAATAAATGTACGCTGCTACCGCATTAGCTAATTCGGAGTCAGTTCCAGGATTTACTTGAACGAATAGCATTTGATCGCTTTGCCCACTTTGTGCTTGCTCTACAGTTATTCCTAATTTTGCGGCCGCAGCTTTTACTGTCTCTGATGGCCTTGCTTCTACTATTATTATTTTACCGGCTTCTGCAGGTTCTCCAGATTCGAACCACTGCTGTTTTCTAGTTACAGTGACGCCAGTAATATTATCGAAAATATGTTGGATAAAATTAACAGTTGATGTAGAGTACTCATCTATACCCCATAAAACTAATACATCTGCAATACTAATATCTAACATACTAGCAGTGTCTGTACCATTTCCATTAGTAGCCTCTTCTAGCGCATCTTGAGTAAACGAAAAAGCTACTTGATAATGGAATCTTACAAACGGTGTAGCTAATCCCATATGGATCAATAACCCTGGCATTAAATTACTAAATACTCCACCTCCTTGTCCACCTCCATGATCTGCTCTTATTGCAAGAACTTGAGTTGCCGCAGGACCTACTGGATCTGGATAAGTAAAGTTCTCATTATCAAGATAATACTTTAATATTCTAGCAGCTACATCTATAGCGTAACTCCAACCTACTGGTTGTAAACTTCCATTCCATCTGATTAAAGGAGATTTGATCCTAGTAGTATATACTCTAAACCCTGCAGCATTATCTGAAAACGGGCTCCAATTCCTTTGAGCATTTCTACCACCTCTAGTTGAATAATTACCTTCATTAACTGGGCATTCAGAACTGGGAACTTCTAAAATATAGACAGATTCCCATGTGCCTGTATTTTTATTGTATCTTATAGTTCTAGATACCATTCCTTCTCCTATCCAGGGAGTACCTATTTGAGCGCCTAAGGGAGGTACTGGTTGAGTATAATCAGCCATATAATTCTGTAAATTCCTATTGAATACTTTATCAACCATGTTATATACTACAGCGTTTTGTCCAGCTTTTGGATTACCGGCTTGATTATCTGGGAATACGAAAATGTCGTATCCACAACCTACGTTACAAAATCTGCATGTCGCAAAATATCTTTCTGCAGTTACAGGAGGTAAAGGTATTTTACTATTCCTAGGATATGCTACGTTAGACTGAGAGCTAGAACTCATACTTTCATCTAATCCATCATATTGTTTAGAACTTTAAAAATTTTAGTATATATTCTTACTTTTGTTAATTAAAATCGTTTAAAAGATAGGACAAAAAGTATAAAAAATAGTTTAAACCTTTTAAGTTATCTAAAAAATAATTATGAGAAAAATTAAAAGATCATAGCGCTCTTCATTATCTTTATTATTGAATATACCAGAATTAAATTCATAACTATAAGCATAGCTATTCCTACCGCAGGTAATGCTCCAGGAGACCATGATAAAAATCTGTACGTAGCATTAGAATACTGCGGATAAGCTAAAATGAAAAATATACTTAATAAAGTATCTCCAAGCATGTAAACAGCCAATGAAATTATTCTCAAAGTTAATGACATTTTATAGATAAAAGACCCTGCTAACAATCCACCTAAAAATAGCGTTATTTCACAAAGCGCTCTAAAATCAATATATGCTGCTGCCAATGCAAAAAAATACGGTACATGCCAGAAAACGGCTGGAATTATTCCTAAAATAAATGAGTAGATAGAACCCTTAAACATTTTATATCCTATTAATACTCCAGCAGCGTAAAGTGCATAGTGGTCTAACATAAAAATTACAGGATTATTAAATTGAAGTATCTCAACGTAAGGATTTACGAATGCTACTACAAATACTATTGGTAGAATAATACTTTTCCATGAAAAAGAGCTAGGAATATATCTTATCATAATTAAACTTAATTTTTTTCGGTTAAAAACTTAGCTTCTATTATCTACTATGTTTAAAATAACTAGAAAAATAGTTTAAAAAAAGTATCTTAGGAATTTTTACTTGTAGTATGTATATTGTCTGTTAAGTTTGCTTTAGTATTTTCGCTACTGTCTACAGCATTAGCCCCTCCTGTAGGAGCTACTGGACCCATAGTTCCACTTATACCTGCCGGTAAACCAGATATTGGAATAGTTTCCCAGAATAACGAGGTCTTTATCCCTAATAAAGTAAATAGTATAGGTAACGCATACATAACGAAACTAGCTCCCAGCATTATTGCCAGATATGTCATAGTATCCATAAATGGAACAAATTTAATAGGATATGCTACCCATCTCCTTATTAAGCCAATGTATCCAGCATAACTCATAGTGTAACCTAAAGCTAATGAACCAATAGTCCACATTATTAGCCCACCGCTTACCATTCCTTTACCTAAGCTTGAAAACGTTACATTTCCCATTTTGGTCTTTAACATGTCAAGTAATATTGCTATATATCCTACAATTATTATTGTCCATATCATTAAATGAAAGTGCCCTACTATATAGTAAGTATTATGAACTATAACGTTCAAAGGATTAATTGGTAACATTAAAGCTTGCAATCCAGCCAATATGAAACCTATTAAAGCAATTAAAGAAGCAAGACCAACAGGATCCTTCCAATTATAACCCTTGCCAGTAGCAATAGTTAGTCCTAAGTTTAGCACTGTTAATCCTGATCCTGCTGCCAAAATCAATGTAGTAGGAGTAATGAAAGCCCTCAAAACTACAGGTAAAGGCCAAGTTTGAAGATGATGAACCCATACTAACATGCCGAAAGTAAATAATAGTATCATATTCCATCTAGCCCACTTTTCGCTGAATAACGACCTACCAGAGAATCTAGGTATTAAATAATATAATCCACCAAATATTGCAAAAGGTGCGTAGTATACTACTGGATGTCCCCAGAACCAGAATAACACTACCCAAGTTAATGGATTTACAGGAACGGAAGCCCAGAAATATAAAGCGTACCATAAAGTAGCTGCTGAGAGAGCGAATTCAGTTATAAAAGTGAAAGGACCACCAAATGTCATTCCGTAAGCGGCAAATATCGGCATTTTACCTTCTTTTGGTCTTGTTTTATACCCGTCAATGAACATTGTTATTGAAGCTATTATAACGCCAATAGTATTGAGGAACATCATGAAATACGCCAAACCTATCATATCTCCCCTATAGAATATCCACGTCCCTTGTTGTAATGCTAATGGTGGATACATGTACCAACCAGTTGTTGGACCTCCAGCAAATTCAACAATCATTGGAATATTAACTAACCAGAATGCTAACGTTATGAGCTTATTATGAAGTAAAGACATTCCGCTCTTATACAAGGCATATGCAAATACAGAAAATGTTACGTCTTCTACTATTATCATCATGGCAGCTTGCCCATGAAAAGTTACTAGGAAGTAATAAAGTGGTGCTATTGCATATCCAGCCTTTATGTTAATATGTGGACTTAACAGTATAGTCCTAAACCACATTGCTGCTAATCCCATTGCAGCCAACCAAGATAATCCACCAGCTGTAAAAAGAAGTGATATTCCCAGAGTTGTTTTAGGATAGAGTTTAGCCATTTTACATCACCCACAGATATCCGTACATATACGAATGACCTATTCCACAATATTCGGCACAGTGAAAAGTGTAATTACCAGGAGATGGAGGAGCATAGAAGAAAGCGTAGCTATTTATTCCAGGTACAATATTCCAATTCTGTGGCCCATGAGGAAGTCTTAGATAGAATGCATGAACTACATTATTGCTATATAATACCATCTCTACTGGTTGATTTGGATAAACCTTTATGTATGGAAATCCATTAACATAAGTAATTATGTTATTTACTGAAATATTTTCCATAGTTCCATTTGGTGTATAAATTATCTCAGTAGCATTCTGTGGTATCCATGACCATTGAACAGCTAACATGTATATAATTACAGTTCCATTAGGTAGTTTTGTAGGTAGACCACTAGCTAATGGAAGCCCAGTTCTATATGTCGCTGCGCTTCCTGACATTATTGTAGTATATGACCAACCTACAAAGAAAGCTACTATGATTAACATTACTACAAACCATATTTTTTCCCAATCATGACCTTGATGAGAAGACACTTTTGGTCAAAAAATTTAATACATTAATTAGTTTAAAAGCTTTTCTTATTATGAGTTATTTAAATTTTAAAAAATTTTTCCAATATATCTTTTAAAAAATTAGATTGCCTTTTTCCTAATAAGTAGATAATATAATATTCCGCCTAAT
This genomic window contains:
- a CDS encoding molybdopterin dinucleotide binding domain-containing protein, whose product is MSSSSQSNVAYPRNSKIPLPPVTAERYFATCRFCNVGCGYDIFVFPDNQAGNPKAGQNAVVYNMVDKVFNRNLQNYMADYTQPVPPLGAQIGTPWIGEGMVSRTIRYNKNTGTWESVYILEVPSSECPVNEGNYSTRGGRNAQRNWSPFSDNAAGFRVYTTRIKSPLIRWNGSLQPVGWSYAIDVAARILKYYLDNENFTYPDPVGPAATQVLAIRADHGGGQGGGVFSNLMPGLLIHMGLATPFVRFHYQVAFSFTQDALEEATNGNGTDTASMLDISIADVLVLWGIDEYSTSTVNFIQHIFDNITGVTVTRKQQWFESGEPAEAGKIIIVEARPSETVKAAAAKLGITVEQAQSGQSDQMLFVQVNPGTDSELANAVAAYIYYTYPDVVNNFISTYKSASSYGFMFNDQTYEYYIQYLQSKSLSDWLSEAEQITGVPQNIIMKMGDMLAKPKTNSSGQTFYKRDLFEFEKGIIWSANYTPIYSVANLGIIVGALSGRPGCGVSTGFGHQRGAAFPLPPPPPWSSNLSQSRQFFIQMHEYVPKQLTAQGITPSGTSIADYIKKFYNEYTSTLVPQIYQHNPVIDYLIYSGYGKVLWTFTANPYKLTMGGGKLAQVIDNRSHLLQECVENTQSLGIPSSSSTTPSSSYNVSAVSSTIPQFPTSDQYASAVISCLSGSSAVSGAMFVVGNDIILQQNGLLERACHLILPSASNHGETYEIRWDGHDRRLRLDEVYHSPVGMAMPDVWIYGMIAYRIYQLYQAEGNGSSLQAQRIYNAFNQVWSLLTSNMAQNSQPLSVIPEYSENYYDYNWFNIYNGLWNYYVANGPINFKSWPYGYVVPHWAPGWSQIDLTDLQAARTIGVQLPILGKTTNADGSFTLWGLVNYAEPAIAGKFRAEKVTINPNQSVTIGNTTLPLITREVVYLSIDDLQSMFGYSWNDLLPYVINGFNPFPTPYVGIFGYAAQLSQKYKYWANNGRWNIIFQSGWVDYQIPEILQRLPYPIIMMSEQDASNEGLQNGDIIQAYNDYGSVDGIVWISNTVPPGQLFIAMAFEVKPGANQVTTETVDPVTDNQMVKWSWVNIKKVGRLTQDQIQQMTFAPIEFQIPSSSGS
- a CDS encoding DUF1404 domain-containing protein, translating into MIRYIPSSFSWKSIILPIVFVVAFVNPYVEILQFNNPVIFMLDHYALYAAGVLIGYKMFKGSIYSFILGIIPAVFWHVPYFFALAAAYIDFRALCEITLFLGGLLAGSFIYKMSLTLRIISLAVYMLGDTLLSIFFILAYPQYSNATYRFLSWSPGALPAVGIAMLIVMNLILVYSIIKIMKSAMIF
- the soxB gene encoding proton pump complex quinol oxidase subunit SoxB, whose product is MAKLYPKTTLGISLLFTAGGLSWLAAMGLAAMWFRTILLSPHINIKAGYAIAPLYYFLVTFHGQAAMMIIVEDVTFSVFAYALYKSGMSLLHNKLITLAFWLVNIPMIVEFAGGPTTGWYMYPPLALQQGTWIFYRGDMIGLAYFMMFLNTIGVIIASITMFIDGYKTRPKEGKMPIFAAYGMTFGGPFTFITEFALSAATLWYALYFWASVPVNPLTWVVLFWFWGHPVVYYAPFAIFGGLYYLIPRFSGRSLFSEKWARWNMILLFTFGMLVWVHHLQTWPLPVVLRAFITPTTLILAAGSGLTVLNLGLTIATGKGYNWKDPVGLASLIALIGFILAGLQALMLPINPLNVIVHNTYYIVGHFHLMIWTIIIVGYIAILLDMLKTKMGNVTFSSLGKGMVSGGLIMWTIGSLALGYTMSYAGYIGLIRRWVAYPIKFVPFMDTMTYLAIMLGASFVMYALPILFTLLGIKTSLFWETIPISGLPAGISGTMGPVAPTGGANAVDSSENTKANLTDNIHTTSKNS
- the soxA gene encoding proton pump complex quinol oxidase subunit SoxA, yielding MSSHQGHDWEKIWFVVMLIIVAFFVGWSYTTIMSGSAATYRTGLPLASGLPTKLPNGTVIIYMLAVQWSWIPQNATEIIYTPNGTMENISVNNIITYVNGFPYIKVYPNQPVEMVLYSNNVVHAFYLRLPHGPQNWNIVPGINSYAFFYAPPSPGNYTFHCAEYCGIGHSYMYGYLWVM